The following proteins are encoded in a genomic region of Burkholderia gladioli:
- a CDS encoding M20 aminoacylase family protein, whose product MDNPVIPDSWLQDHHAHWAQLRRDLHAHPELRFEEHRTADVVARELEALGYAVSRGLGGTGVVASLPGADPGRGIVLRADLDALPIQEANDFAHASCSHGIMHACGHDGHTVMLLGAARAMKELPQLPGTVHFVFQPGEEGGAGARKMIDDGLFEQCPTEAVFGMHNWPGLPAGHFGLRTGPIMAAGSRFRIKVTGKGAHAAQPHLGIDPIPLACSMVLQCQTIAARHKDPVDPAVISVCMFQAGTTDNVIPDTAELRGTIRTLSSALQQKLQTDVQLACAGLARAYGAQVDVEFFQYYPATVNAPAETALCEAVIRETFGEARLRRDVPPNMTSEDFGFMLEERPGAYVLIGNARAGAAAPALHHPKYDFNDDIISAGVRYWVALARHYFMRSP is encoded by the coding sequence TTGGACAATCCCGTCATTCCGGATTCCTGGCTGCAAGACCATCATGCACACTGGGCGCAACTGCGGCGCGACCTGCATGCGCATCCCGAGCTGCGATTCGAGGAGCACCGGACGGCCGACGTCGTCGCCCGCGAGCTCGAGGCGCTCGGGTATGCGGTGTCGCGCGGGCTGGGCGGCACCGGCGTCGTAGCCAGCCTGCCGGGCGCGGACCCGGGCCGCGGCATCGTGTTGCGAGCCGACCTGGACGCGTTGCCGATCCAGGAAGCCAACGATTTCGCGCACGCATCGTGCTCGCACGGGATCATGCACGCATGCGGCCATGACGGTCATACGGTGATGCTGCTCGGGGCCGCGCGCGCGATGAAGGAACTGCCGCAGTTGCCCGGTACCGTCCACTTCGTGTTTCAACCGGGAGAGGAGGGCGGCGCCGGCGCGCGCAAGATGATCGACGACGGGCTCTTCGAGCAATGTCCGACGGAAGCGGTATTCGGCATGCACAACTGGCCTGGTCTGCCGGCAGGGCACTTCGGGCTGCGCACCGGCCCGATCATGGCGGCGGGTTCGCGCTTCAGGATCAAGGTCACCGGCAAGGGGGCCCATGCGGCGCAGCCGCATCTGGGCATCGATCCCATACCGCTGGCCTGCTCGATGGTGCTGCAGTGCCAGACCATCGCGGCACGGCACAAGGATCCCGTCGACCCCGCCGTCATTTCCGTGTGCATGTTCCAGGCAGGCACGACGGACAATGTCATTCCCGACACGGCGGAGCTGCGCGGCACGATCCGCACGCTGTCGTCGGCGTTGCAGCAGAAGCTGCAGACGGACGTTCAACTGGCGTGTGCCGGACTTGCCCGCGCCTACGGCGCGCAGGTCGACGTGGAATTCTTCCAGTACTATCCGGCGACGGTCAATGCGCCGGCCGAGACGGCATTGTGCGAAGCGGTGATTCGCGAGACCTTCGGTGAAGCACGTCTTCGTCGCGACGTGCCGCCGAACATGACCTCCGAGGATTTCGGCTTCATGCTGGAAGAGCGGCCCGGCGCCTACGTGTTGATCGGCAATGCGCGGGCCGGCGCTGCCGCCCCGGCACTGCATCATCCGAAATACGACTTCAACGACGACATCATTTCGGCGGGCGTTCGATACTGGGTCGCCCTGGCACGGCATTACTTCATGCGCTCACCGTGA
- a CDS encoding DUF6196 family protein: MTPDFENAEVSLRNYQIPPRESSVRLLPAEHRDTTSHTASKTARSGHPARANRTSPAMRRSPREFIESAPMVDISRETAEQTELRLRRVITQAQLVVYPGLYRFDEFPLNRFPDAARSDALALVRDDHVWSQLVPCDETRYERFGLFRFHFPEDADNSGFVGWLATHLKRRFGTGVFVTCGQNSAAGGIFDYWGVPAELADMVFQEVGRLVQGDVNSAPVVNGEPGVEVR; the protein is encoded by the coding sequence TTGACGCCCGACTTCGAAAACGCCGAAGTCAGTCTTCGGAATTATCAAATTCCCCCGCGAGAGTCGAGTGTTAGATTGTTGCCAGCCGAGCATCGCGACACGACGAGCCATACAGCGAGCAAAACGGCGCGCTCCGGCCATCCGGCCCGAGCGAACCGCACGTCGCCGGCGATGAGACGATCGCCGCGCGAGTTCATCGAGAGTGCCCCGATGGTCGATATTTCACGCGAAACCGCCGAACAAACCGAGTTGCGCCTGCGGCGCGTCATCACGCAGGCGCAGTTGGTCGTCTATCCCGGTTTGTACCGTTTCGACGAATTTCCGCTGAACCGGTTTCCCGACGCGGCGAGAAGCGACGCGCTTGCCTTGGTGCGCGACGATCACGTCTGGAGCCAGTTGGTTCCATGCGACGAGACACGATACGAGCGCTTCGGCCTGTTTCGCTTCCATTTTCCCGAGGATGCCGACAACAGCGGCTTCGTCGGCTGGCTCGCCACGCATCTCAAGCGCCGCTTCGGTACGGGCGTATTCGTGACCTGCGGGCAGAACAGCGCCGCCGGCGGCATCTTCGATTACTGGGGCGTGCCCGCCGAGCTGGCGGACATGGTCTTCCAGGAAGTCGGTCGACTGGTGCAAGGCGACGTGAATTCCGCGCCCGTCGTCAACGGCGAACCAGGTGTCGAGGTTCGGTAA
- a CDS encoding LysR substrate-binding domain-containing protein encodes MAARTNLDMDVLRTFVLGFQLGSFARAAERLGRSQSAVSTQLRKLEDQVGAQLVRRTGRGLAPTAAGEALLGYARRLLELNDEALDTVRGTELEGWIRLGMPQDFADTFLPGVLGRFTRAHPKVRVEMHVERSAPLKHKVLKGALDVALAWNDGDPASREYPISDVPMAWIGRPDLLDLDTLAAGPVPLIVFEQPCPFRAAAISALDKAGIAWNLVFSTPSLSGMWAAAEAGLGVAVRTAVAVPHGVEVLDHAALGLPALPSIALALYRADSDASPAHERLVELVLDAVREAIGRQGNRNADTSA; translated from the coding sequence ATGGCTGCTCGAACCAATCTCGACATGGACGTGCTGCGGACCTTCGTCCTCGGTTTCCAACTGGGCAGCTTCGCGCGCGCCGCGGAGCGGCTCGGACGTTCCCAATCCGCCGTGAGCACCCAACTACGGAAGCTCGAGGATCAGGTCGGCGCGCAACTGGTGCGACGCACCGGAAGAGGCCTCGCGCCGACCGCCGCCGGCGAGGCCTTGCTCGGGTATGCGCGGCGTCTGCTCGAACTGAACGACGAGGCGCTCGACACGGTTCGCGGCACCGAGCTCGAAGGCTGGATTCGGCTCGGCATGCCGCAGGATTTCGCCGATACGTTCCTGCCGGGCGTGCTGGGGCGGTTCACTCGGGCCCATCCGAAGGTGCGGGTCGAGATGCACGTCGAGCGCAGCGCACCCTTGAAGCACAAGGTCCTCAAGGGCGCGCTCGATGTCGCGCTCGCCTGGAACGACGGCGATCCGGCGTCGCGCGAATACCCGATCTCCGACGTCCCGATGGCATGGATCGGCCGCCCGGACTTGCTCGATCTGGACACGCTCGCGGCGGGCCCGGTTCCGCTGATCGTGTTCGAGCAGCCCTGCCCATTCCGCGCCGCCGCCATTTCGGCCTTGGACAAGGCTGGAATCGCCTGGAACCTGGTGTTTTCGACGCCAAGCCTGTCCGGCATGTGGGCGGCAGCCGAGGCGGGGCTCGGCGTGGCCGTGCGCACCGCCGTGGCCGTGCCGCATGGTGTGGAGGTGCTAGATCACGCCGCGCTGGGCCTGCCGGCACTGCCCAGCATTGCGCTCGCGCTCTACCGTGCCGACAGCGACGCAAGCCCGGCCCACGAGCGGCTTGTCGAACTCGTTCTGGACGCGGTGCGCGAAGCCATCGGCCGACAAGGCAACCGGAACGCCGATACCTCGGCTTGA
- the chrA gene encoding chromate efflux transporter — MDADSMMPSSNPPRGGTASEVLAVFLKLGLSSFGGPVAHLAYFRREFVERRRWLDDEAYSDLVGLCQFLPGPASSQVGFSIGLLRAGWLGGLAAWLGFTLPSVLLLIAFAALAPSLGGPLGEGLVHGLKLVAVAVVAQAVWDMARRLCPDRRRAFIALATLALLAVLRTVYAQLIGIALGAALGLLLCRGATLPGTNRRQLHADAFRVSRRAGGIALLLFCVLLAGLPTLAPSTASRALSVFDGFYRSGALVFGGGHVVLPLLQQQTVATGWVSPNAFLAGYGAAQAVPGPLFTFAAFLGWIMPAAPNHWAGALLATLGIFLPGLLLVLAALPYWQAWRARPAMAAVFAGVNAAVVGLLASALYSPVWTSAVNASIDFAVAAIGFFLLARWKIPPLAVVLLGALAGVAEAVLR, encoded by the coding sequence ATGGACGCCGATAGCATGATGCCCTCGTCGAACCCGCCGCGCGGCGGCACGGCGTCCGAGGTTCTCGCGGTCTTCCTCAAGCTGGGGCTGAGCAGCTTCGGCGGTCCCGTCGCGCATCTGGCCTACTTCCGCCGCGAGTTCGTCGAGCGCCGCCGATGGCTGGACGACGAGGCCTATTCGGATCTGGTCGGCTTGTGCCAGTTCCTTCCGGGGCCGGCCAGCAGCCAGGTCGGCTTCTCCATCGGCCTGCTGCGGGCCGGCTGGCTCGGAGGGCTGGCCGCCTGGCTCGGATTCACCCTGCCCTCCGTCCTGCTGCTGATCGCCTTCGCGGCCCTGGCCCCGAGCCTGGGCGGCCCGCTGGGCGAAGGCCTGGTTCACGGCCTCAAGCTGGTGGCCGTCGCCGTGGTCGCGCAAGCCGTGTGGGACATGGCGCGGCGACTCTGTCCCGATCGCCGCCGGGCCTTTATCGCGCTCGCGACACTCGCCCTGCTGGCGGTCCTGAGAACGGTGTATGCGCAACTGATCGGGATCGCCCTCGGCGCGGCGCTCGGTCTTCTGCTGTGCAGGGGCGCGACCTTGCCGGGCACGAACCGCAGGCAGCTTCACGCGGATGCATTCAGGGTGTCGCGACGGGCAGGCGGTATCGCGCTGCTGCTGTTCTGCGTTTTGCTGGCCGGGCTGCCGACCCTGGCGCCATCGACTGCGAGCCGCGCCCTTTCCGTGTTCGACGGCTTCTACCGCTCGGGCGCGCTGGTGTTCGGGGGCGGCCATGTGGTGCTGCCGCTGCTGCAACAACAAACGGTGGCGACCGGCTGGGTCTCGCCGAACGCCTTCCTCGCCGGCTACGGCGCCGCGCAGGCGGTGCCGGGCCCGCTCTTCACCTTCGCCGCCTTCCTAGGCTGGATCATGCCCGCGGCACCGAATCATTGGGCCGGTGCGCTACTGGCCACGCTCGGCATCTTCCTGCCCGGGCTGCTGCTCGTGCTTGCCGCGCTGCCCTATTGGCAGGCATGGCGGGCCCGGCCCGCCATGGCGGCGGTGTTTGCCGGCGTCAACGCGGCGGTCGTCGGGCTGCTGGCAAGCGCGCTCTACTCGCCCGTGTGGACCAGCGCGGTGAACGCCTCGATCGACTTCGCCGTCGCGGCGATCGGATTTTTCCTGCTGGCTCGCTGGAAAATACCCCCGCTCGCGGTCGTCCTGCTCGGTGCGCTGGCCGGCGTTGCCGAAGCCGTGCTGCGGTAA
- a CDS encoding FadR/GntR family transcriptional regulator has protein sequence MKSQEPKRLYQSIAADILTLIRQGEFPVGERLPAERELALRLGVSRPSLREALIALEIGGRVEIRVGSGVYVRDPGADDESAVGALGDSPSELMQARAAIEGSVAALAAARMTAALADRLKRTVDRMHRFAAAGKTPVDADRQFHMLIAEAAGNSVLARFVGELFDSRHDPIAAAMRGHTESAQTWTDAVNEHREILRALQSGDPIAAQTAMRAHLMASEARWVGGALKRDAD, from the coding sequence ATGAAATCACAAGAGCCCAAGCGGCTTTACCAATCGATAGCCGCCGATATCCTCACGCTGATTCGCCAGGGTGAGTTTCCCGTCGGCGAGCGCTTGCCGGCCGAGCGCGAGCTCGCGCTGAGGTTGGGCGTGTCGCGTCCGTCCTTGCGCGAGGCGCTGATCGCGCTGGAGATCGGCGGCCGCGTCGAGATCCGTGTGGGCTCGGGCGTTTATGTGCGCGATCCCGGCGCCGACGATGAAAGCGCTGTGGGCGCGCTGGGCGACAGCCCTTCGGAGCTGATGCAGGCGCGCGCGGCCATCGAGGGCAGCGTCGCGGCGCTGGCGGCCGCGCGCATGACGGCCGCCCTGGCCGATCGATTGAAGCGAACGGTGGACCGCATGCACCGGTTCGCCGCGGCCGGCAAGACGCCGGTGGATGCCGACCGGCAATTCCACATGCTGATCGCCGAGGCGGCCGGCAATTCGGTGCTGGCGCGTTTCGTGGGCGAGCTGTTCGACAGCCGCCACGACCCGATCGCCGCGGCGATGCGCGGCCACACCGAAAGCGCGCAAACCTGGACCGATGCGGTCAACGAACATCGGGAAATCCTGCGGGCGCTGCAGTCGGGCGACCCGATCGCCGCGCAGACCGCGATGCGGGCGCATCTGATGGCCTCCGAAGCGCGATGGGTCGGCGGCGCGCTGAAGCGGGACGCGGACTGA
- a CDS encoding sugar ABC transporter ATP-binding protein encodes MSTPRSQRDLAGKSNHLAADREILRLESIRKQFPGVIALDGVNLDLRRGEVHAICGENGAGKSTLMKIISGQYRPDGGSIRYRGEAVEFRSTSDAQAAGIAIIHQELNLVPDLSIAENLYLAREPKRGPFVDRRRLNADAAACLARIGLSLAPTTKVGALSIAQQQMVEIAKALSLDAQVLIMDEPTSSLTESETVHLFRIIKELRAEGVAILYISHRLDEMAEVVDRVTVLRDGRHISTDDFAALTVNDVVARMVGRSLDDAYPRRQSVPTDEMLLSVDGLRRAGVFGPLSFELRKGEILGFAGLMGAGRTEVARAIFGADPLDGGTVSLHGRPVTIRSPREAIRHGIAYLSEDRKKEGLALGMPVAANVTLANVRGVASRAGFLRFHEEARVAERYVQELAIRTPSINQVARNLSGGNQQKVVIGKWLYRGSRILFFDEPTRGIDVGAKFAIYGLMDRLAAEGVGVVLISSELPELLGMTDRIAVFHEGRITAVLDTAHTSQEEIMHYASGRTHA; translated from the coding sequence ATGAGCACGCCTCGCAGCCAGCGGGACCTTGCCGGCAAGTCGAACCACCTGGCCGCGGATCGCGAGATCCTGCGGCTGGAGAGCATCCGCAAGCAGTTTCCCGGCGTCATCGCGCTCGATGGCGTGAACCTCGACCTGCGCCGTGGCGAGGTGCACGCCATCTGCGGCGAAAACGGCGCGGGCAAGTCGACGCTGATGAAGATCATCAGCGGCCAGTACCGCCCGGACGGCGGCAGCATCCGCTATCGCGGCGAGGCGGTGGAGTTCCGCTCCACCTCCGATGCGCAGGCGGCCGGCATCGCGATCATCCACCAGGAACTGAACCTGGTTCCGGACCTGTCCATCGCCGAGAACCTCTACCTGGCGCGCGAGCCCAAGCGCGGCCCCTTCGTCGACCGGCGCCGGCTCAACGCCGATGCCGCGGCATGCCTGGCGCGTATCGGGCTCTCGCTTGCGCCCACCACGAAGGTCGGCGCGCTGTCCATCGCGCAGCAGCAGATGGTGGAAATCGCCAAGGCGCTGTCGCTCGATGCGCAGGTGCTGATCATGGACGAGCCGACGTCCTCGCTGACCGAATCGGAAACCGTCCATCTGTTTCGCATCATCAAGGAATTGCGCGCCGAGGGCGTGGCCATCCTCTACATCTCGCATCGTCTCGACGAGATGGCGGAGGTGGTCGATCGCGTCACGGTGCTGCGCGACGGCCGCCATATCTCGACCGACGATTTCGCCGCGCTGACCGTCAACGACGTGGTGGCGCGCATGGTGGGGCGTTCGCTCGACGATGCCTATCCGCGGCGGCAATCGGTGCCGACCGACGAGATGCTGCTGAGCGTCGACGGCCTGCGGCGAGCAGGAGTGTTCGGGCCGCTGTCCTTCGAGTTGCGCAAGGGCGAGATCCTCGGTTTCGCCGGCCTGATGGGCGCGGGGCGCACCGAGGTGGCGCGTGCCATCTTCGGTGCCGATCCGCTCGACGGCGGGACGGTGTCGCTGCACGGCCGCCCGGTCACGATCCGCTCGCCGCGCGAGGCGATCCGCCATGGCATCGCCTACCTCTCGGAAGACCGCAAGAAGGAAGGCCTGGCGCTGGGCATGCCGGTCGCCGCCAACGTGACGCTGGCCAACGTGCGCGGCGTGGCCTCGCGCGCCGGCTTCCTGCGCTTCCACGAGGAGGCGCGCGTGGCCGAGCGCTACGTGCAGGAGCTGGCGATCCGCACGCCCTCGATCAACCAGGTCGCGCGCAACCTGTCCGGCGGCAACCAGCAGAAGGTCGTGATCGGCAAGTGGCTCTATCGCGGCTCGCGGATCCTGTTCTTCGACGAGCCCACGCGCGGCATCGACGTCGGCGCGAAGTTCGCGATCTACGGCCTGATGGACCGGCTCGCCGCCGAGGGCGTGGGCGTGGTGCTGATCAGCTCGGAGCTGCCGGAGCTGCTCGGCATGACGGACCGCATCGCCGTGTTTCACGAAGGCCGCATCACTGCCGTGCTCGACACGGCACACACCAGTCAGGAGGAGATCATGCACTACGCTTCGGGGCGCACCCATGCTTGA
- a CDS encoding ABC transporter permease — translation MLEMTSDRTHAANRSAQQRRRELIQKFAALGSLVILVIAFSITSTAFFSVDNLMTVGLQVTSIAYLGVAATCVIITGGIDLSVGSVLALAGVCAALLAKTGVPVPLAMLGGVLVGALCGFINGICVTRMGLPPFIATLGMMLVARGMALQITGARPVSDLGDAFGALGNGALFRVSHLGPDGFPDTTFPGIPYPVVIMVLLFVVVSVLLSRTSLGRHIYAVGSNAEAARLSGVNVQGVKLFTYVLSGVLAGVTGCVLMSRLVTGQPNEGVMYELDAIASSVIGGTSLMGGVGTISGTAIGAFVIGVLRNGLNMNGVSSFIQQIIIGVVILGTVWIDQLRNRKR, via the coding sequence ATGCTTGAAATGACATCGGATCGCACTCACGCCGCCAATCGATCCGCCCAGCAGCGGCGACGCGAACTCATTCAGAAATTCGCGGCGCTGGGCAGCCTCGTGATTCTCGTGATCGCGTTCTCGATCACGAGCACCGCGTTCTTCTCGGTCGACAACCTGATGACGGTGGGCCTGCAGGTCACCTCGATCGCCTATCTCGGCGTGGCGGCGACCTGCGTGATCATCACCGGCGGCATCGATCTGTCGGTCGGCTCGGTGCTGGCGCTGGCCGGCGTGTGCGCGGCGCTGCTCGCCAAGACCGGCGTGCCGGTGCCGCTGGCGATGCTGGGCGGGGTCCTGGTCGGCGCGCTGTGCGGCTTCATCAACGGCATCTGCGTCACGCGCATGGGCCTGCCGCCGTTCATCGCCACGCTCGGCATGATGCTGGTCGCGCGCGGCATGGCGCTGCAGATCACCGGCGCGCGTCCCGTGTCCGACCTCGGCGACGCCTTCGGCGCGCTCGGCAACGGCGCCTTGTTCCGCGTCTCCCATCTCGGGCCCGACGGTTTCCCCGATACCACCTTCCCGGGCATTCCCTACCCGGTGGTGATCATGGTGTTGCTGTTCGTGGTGGTTTCCGTGCTGCTGTCGAGGACCTCGCTCGGCCGCCACATCTACGCGGTCGGATCGAACGCCGAGGCGGCGCGGCTTTCCGGCGTCAACGTGCAGGGCGTCAAGCTGTTCACCTACGTGCTGTCGGGCGTGCTGGCCGGCGTCACCGGCTGCGTGCTGATGTCCCGGCTGGTGACCGGGCAGCCCAACGAAGGCGTGATGTACGAACTCGACGCGATCGCCAGCTCGGTGATCGGCGGCACCTCGCTGATGGGCGGCGTCGGCACCATTTCCGGCACCGCCATCGGCGCCTTCGTGATCGGCGTGCTGCGCAACGGGCTGAACATGAACGGCGTGTCCAGCTTCATCCAGCAGATCATCATCGGCGTGGTGATCCTCGGCACGGTCTGGATCGACCAGCTTCGCAACCGCAAGCGCTGA
- a CDS encoding ABC transporter substrate-binding protein yields the protein MKTFPMLAASALLWAAFSTGAQAAGGEIAVIVKTVNSNYWQNVQKGANAALADQKGYTMTFQGPAAESDIADEVNMVVNAVNRHVAGIVLAPSDPDALVPAIKQAWNAHIPVVLIDSAISPSGKSYYQSFLSTDNEKAGELCAQALIDRVGQTGKIAIMSYVPGAGSEVSRVGGFRKYIASHSKLQVVGPYYSQSQMAMALNQTTDVLSANPDLKGIFGANEPTAVGVGRALKQTGKAGKVVAIGFDGNEDLQGFVRDGTMQAIAVQGSWQMGHKGIETVIGVIERKPVPKQIDTGVVMVDKQNLDSQQAKNVLY from the coding sequence ATGAAGACATTCCCGATGCTGGCGGCCTCCGCGCTGCTATGGGCCGCGTTCAGTACCGGCGCCCAGGCGGCGGGCGGCGAGATCGCCGTGATCGTCAAGACGGTCAATTCCAACTATTGGCAGAACGTGCAGAAGGGCGCCAACGCGGCGCTGGCCGACCAGAAGGGCTACACGATGACGTTCCAGGGCCCGGCGGCCGAATCGGATATCGCCGACGAGGTGAACATGGTGGTCAACGCGGTGAACCGGCATGTGGCGGGCATCGTGCTGGCGCCGTCCGATCCCGACGCGCTGGTGCCGGCCATCAAGCAGGCCTGGAACGCGCATATCCCGGTGGTCCTGATCGATTCGGCGATTTCTCCTTCCGGCAAGTCGTATTACCAGTCCTTCCTCTCGACCGACAACGAGAAGGCCGGCGAGCTTTGCGCGCAGGCCCTGATCGACCGCGTCGGGCAGACCGGCAAGATCGCGATCATGTCCTACGTGCCGGGCGCCGGCTCCGAGGTGAGCCGCGTCGGCGGCTTCCGCAAGTACATCGCCAGCCACTCCAAGCTGCAGGTGGTGGGGCCGTACTACTCGCAGTCGCAGATGGCGATGGCGCTGAACCAGACCACCGACGTGCTGTCGGCCAACCCCGACCTGAAGGGCATCTTCGGCGCCAACGAGCCGACCGCGGTGGGCGTCGGGCGCGCGCTCAAGCAGACGGGCAAGGCCGGCAAGGTGGTGGCGATCGGCTTCGACGGCAACGAGGACCTGCAAGGCTTCGTGCGCGACGGCACGATGCAGGCGATCGCGGTGCAGGGTTCGTGGCAGATGGGGCACAAGGGCATCGAGACGGTGATCGGCGTGATCGAGCGCAAGCCGGTGCCCAAGCAGATCGATACGGGCGTGGTGATGGTCGACAAGCAGAACCTCGATTCGCAGCAGGCGAAGAACGTCCTCTACTGA
- a CDS encoding aldo/keto reductase gives MKASAIRTLPRSGLTLTALGLGCSQFGGLYQPMAAADAAALAEAAWSAGLRYFDTAPFYGYTLSERRVGQALGARERGAYTLSTKVGRLMRPDASVRPGDDNWAEPLPFRPVFDYSYDGIMRSHEDSLQRLGLARIDLLYVHDIGRMTHGGQHERHWAQLTEGGGFRALLALRAGGEIGGIGLGVNEWEVAADALDEVELDAILLAGRYTLLEQSALAPLLDACSRLGTAIVVGGVFNSGVLVGNGKFNYARAPADVLEKVGRLSAACARFEVPLPAAALQFPFAHPAVVSCLVGASDASQLQQNIAWLERPIPAGFWRALREAGLVDARAPLPEGAT, from the coding sequence ATGAAGGCAAGCGCAATACGCACCCTGCCGCGCAGCGGGCTGACGCTGACGGCGCTCGGTCTCGGCTGCTCGCAGTTCGGCGGCCTCTACCAGCCGATGGCGGCCGCCGATGCCGCCGCGCTGGCCGAGGCCGCCTGGTCCGCGGGCCTGCGCTACTTCGATACCGCGCCGTTCTACGGCTACACGCTGTCCGAGCGGCGCGTCGGGCAGGCGCTCGGCGCGCGCGAGCGCGGCGCCTATACGCTGAGCACGAAGGTGGGCCGGCTGATGCGCCCCGACGCCAGCGTCAGGCCCGGCGACGACAACTGGGCCGAGCCGCTGCCGTTTCGCCCGGTGTTCGACTACAGCTACGACGGCATCATGCGCTCCCACGAGGACAGCCTGCAGCGTCTCGGGCTGGCACGCATCGACCTGCTCTACGTGCACGACATCGGCCGCATGACCCATGGTGGGCAGCACGAGCGGCACTGGGCGCAACTGACCGAGGGCGGCGGTTTTCGCGCCTTGCTGGCGTTGCGCGCCGGCGGCGAGATCGGCGGCATCGGGCTGGGCGTCAACGAATGGGAAGTGGCCGCCGACGCGCTCGACGAGGTCGAGCTCGACGCGATCCTGCTGGCGGGCCGCTACACGCTGCTGGAGCAGAGCGCGCTGGCGCCCCTGCTCGACGCCTGCTCGCGCCTGGGCACCGCGATCGTCGTCGGCGGCGTTTTCAATTCGGGCGTGCTGGTCGGCAACGGCAAGTTCAACTATGCGCGGGCACCCGCCGACGTCCTGGAAAAGGTCGGCCGGCTGTCGGCCGCGTGCGCGCGCTTCGAGGTGCCGCTGCCCGCGGCCGCGCTGCAATTTCCCTTCGCGCATCCGGCCGTGGTGTCGTGCCTGGTCGGTGCGAGCGATGCGTCGCAACTGCAGCAGAACATCGCCTGGCTGGAACGGCCGATACCCGCCGGGTTCTGGCGCGCGCTGCGCGAGGCCGGGCTGGTCGATGCCCGCGCGCCGCTGCCCGAAGGGGCGACATGA
- a CDS encoding zinc-binding alcohol dehydrogenase family protein, producing MLSVICESPGVLRAHQSELPERKAGEVLLRVSRVGICGTDLHIFTGNQPYLEYPRVMGHELSGVVVEADGDAGLAAGDGVYVMPYLSCGHCVACRQGKTNCCVNIKVLGVHRDGAMTEYLSVPAQFVHKAEGVSLDQAAMLEFLAIGAHAVRRARVEAGQRVLVVGAGPIGMAAMIFAKLRGGKVVCLDTRADRLEFCRSQLDVDAAVPVGPDDTARLSSLTNGEFFDVVFDATGNVDAMNRGFGFVAHGGTYTLISIVPGTISFSDPEFHKRETTLLASRNATAEDFETVLEAMRAGRIPDQALNTHRLRLAELPDTFPRLLEPGQTVVKALVEC from the coding sequence ATGCTTAGCGTCATCTGCGAATCTCCCGGCGTGCTGCGCGCGCACCAATCCGAGCTGCCCGAGCGCAAGGCGGGCGAGGTGCTGCTGCGCGTGAGCCGCGTCGGTATCTGCGGTACCGACCTCCATATCTTCACCGGCAACCAGCCCTACCTCGAATATCCGCGCGTGATGGGCCACGAGCTGTCCGGGGTGGTCGTCGAGGCCGACGGCGATGCCGGGCTCGCGGCCGGCGACGGCGTGTACGTGATGCCCTATCTGTCCTGCGGGCACTGCGTGGCTTGCCGACAGGGCAAGACCAACTGCTGCGTGAACATCAAGGTGCTCGGCGTGCATCGCGACGGCGCGATGACCGAGTACCTGAGCGTGCCGGCCCAGTTCGTCCACAAGGCCGAAGGCGTGTCGCTCGACCAGGCGGCCATGCTCGAATTCCTCGCGATCGGCGCGCATGCGGTGCGGCGCGCCAGGGTGGAGGCGGGGCAGCGGGTGCTGGTGGTGGGCGCCGGGCCGATCGGCATGGCGGCCATGATCTTCGCGAAGCTGCGCGGCGGCAAGGTCGTGTGTCTGGACACGCGCGCCGACCGGCTCGAATTCTGCCGCTCGCAGCTCGACGTGGACGCCGCCGTGCCGGTCGGTCCCGACGACACGGCGCGGCTTTCATCGCTGACGAACGGCGAGTTCTTCGACGTGGTGTTCGATGCCACCGGCAATGTCGACGCGATGAACCGCGGCTTCGGCTTCGTGGCGCACGGCGGCACCTACACGCTCATTTCGATCGTGCCCGGCACGATCAGCTTTTCCGATCCGGAGTTCCACAAGCGGGAGACCACCCTGCTCGCCAGCCGCAACGCCACCGCCGAGGATTTCGAAACGGTGCTCGAGGCGATGCGTGCCGGCCGGATTCCCGACCAGGCGCTCAACACGCATCGACTGCGCCTGGCCGAGCTGCCCGATACGTTTCCGCGTTTGCTCGAACCGGGGCAAACGGTGGTGAAGGCGCTGGTCGAATGCTGA